Proteins from one Clostridium cellulovorans 743B genomic window:
- a CDS encoding flagellar hook-length control protein FliK, which produces MADIQFTNNLVNNLRKETTNKLSNTTFDKANSAKEDSFEAKFKEKVNTVSDKVDKPSKKEVNDSQSTDKDVPNSEEKLADKVKKAISDYIANEDTTEEATKIEEVVSDLLKALSSIEDESTNEEANSDKEVDDNLLQLLASLLVMVKEQKTEPNEKLSNELETFGLTVNGGQVEVKNPLKALIAELLSKENQSSDSLLEGLTKVLEEANINLLNQSQGNSTKVESKREKLLNIIAELTAKSGDAPKNDGLLLNNNGTMNLLKRDSMMKSGEGDASKSKDDLLLEQLAGGKESKGNEGLGWLNSNRHITNVKLENAQFSAEPVINKANVATDILKTIDYMNANSIKELTVKIKPKELGEIVIKLVMEGSAMKAEITAQNKETYNLINSRLSEINNNLQQYKVSEVNINVFSEPNGFDNRQGDGQADSNTKKNNSKVFGIDEIEGDEEVAFDDSQVNLLV; this is translated from the coding sequence ATGGCAGATATTCAATTTACAAATAATCTTGTAAACAATCTAAGAAAAGAAACCACTAACAAACTATCAAATACTACTTTTGATAAAGCTAATTCAGCTAAAGAAGATAGTTTCGAGGCTAAGTTTAAAGAAAAAGTGAATACAGTTTCAGATAAGGTTGATAAACCATCAAAAAAAGAAGTAAATGATTCACAGTCTACAGATAAAGATGTTCCAAATAGTGAAGAGAAACTTGCTGATAAGGTTAAGAAGGCAATTAGTGATTATATAGCGAATGAAGACACTACTGAAGAAGCAACAAAGATAGAAGAAGTAGTTTCAGATTTGCTAAAGGCTTTATCAAGTATTGAAGACGAAAGTACTAATGAAGAAGCTAATAGTGATAAAGAGGTTGATGATAACTTACTACAATTATTAGCATCATTACTTGTTATGGTAAAGGAACAAAAAACAGAGCCTAATGAAAAATTATCAAATGAACTTGAAACTTTTGGTCTAACAGTTAATGGAGGCCAAGTTGAAGTGAAAAATCCTTTAAAAGCATTAATTGCAGAGTTGCTTTCAAAAGAAAATCAAAGCTCTGATAGTTTATTAGAAGGTTTAACAAAAGTATTAGAGGAAGCGAACATAAACCTTTTAAATCAATCTCAAGGTAATAGCACTAAAGTTGAAAGTAAGAGAGAAAAATTACTTAATATAATTGCAGAATTAACAGCTAAGTCAGGTGATGCCCCTAAAAATGATGGATTATTGTTAAATAACAATGGAACTATGAATTTACTAAAAAGAGATTCAATGATGAAGTCTGGCGAAGGAGACGCAAGTAAATCAAAAGATGATTTACTATTAGAGCAGCTAGCTGGTGGTAAAGAAAGCAAGGGTAATGAAGGTTTAGGTTGGTTAAATTCTAATAGACATATTACAAATGTGAAGTTAGAAAATGCACAATTTTCAGCAGAGCCTGTAATAAACAAGGCTAATGTAGCAACTGATATTTTAAAAACTATTGATTATATGAATGCTAATTCTATAAAAGAGTTGACAGTTAAAATAAAACCTAAAGAATTAGGAGAAATAGTTATTAAACTTGTAATGGAAGGTTCAGCAATGAAAGCTGAAATAACTGCTCAAAATAAAGAAACGTATAATTTAATCAATTCTAGATTGTCTGAAATAAACAATAATCTACAACAGTATAAAGTGTCAGAAGTAAATATAAATGTTTTCTCTGAACCAAATGGTTTTGACAATAGACAAGGCGATGGCCAAGCGGATTCTAATACAAAGAAGAATAATTCAAAAGTTTTCGGAATTGATGAAATAGAAGGAGACGAAGAAGTAGCCTTCGATGATTCTCAAGTTAACTTATTAGTATAG
- a CDS encoding flagellar hook protein FlgE, which yields MIKGMYSGITGLKANQTKLDVIGNNIANVGTTAFKSSSIRFTDSLYQNMTSASAPGYNLGGTNPSVVGLGVKVSAVTTNMTQGNLQNTGSNLDCAIDGDGFFMVATGPLPTGNEFGVTLDTLSHSIINGNGMGVNYTRDGSFSLDADGNLLSNSGYRILGYPLQETGLGISSVDYAANGNCNFVDANSPYGITAATDTLVPMKIPNKVAIAATRNTLDATGAPVGLAMTYTGSSTTTDKPDITINNADNTYVGDTDVTIKIFFNDKYQDTTVTPPMTTPRYVISINGSDAVAVADADTINIKMADGSTKTLSQLDIVLNNAPTDPATPADIQAAAKNSWQFTVNADGEKAIKNFNIEKNGVIKGVLQDGRVTVLGQLAMSTFKNTVGLQKLGNNLYNVSANSGEPIIRSSVGTEKDRSNEDAFGSCVNGVVEMSNVDLAEQFTEMIVASRAFQANSKIITTSDEILQELVQLKR from the coding sequence ATGATAAAAGGAATGTATTCAGGAATAACTGGTTTAAAGGCTAATCAAACTAAATTAGACGTAATTGGTAATAATATAGCAAACGTTGGAACAACAGCTTTTAAAAGCTCTTCAATAAGATTTACTGATTCACTATATCAAAACATGACAAGTGCTTCAGCGCCAGGTTACAATCTTGGTGGTACCAATCCTTCTGTTGTTGGATTAGGAGTAAAGGTAAGTGCTGTTACAACTAACATGACACAAGGAAATCTACAAAATACAGGAAGTAACCTTGATTGTGCTATTGATGGTGATGGATTCTTCATGGTAGCAACTGGACCACTACCAACAGGTAACGAATTTGGTGTTACCCTTGATACATTATCTCACAGCATAATAAACGGTAATGGAATGGGTGTTAACTACACAAGAGATGGAAGTTTTAGCTTAGATGCTGATGGAAATCTACTATCAAATTCAGGATACAGAATCTTAGGATATCCACTACAAGAAACAGGTCTTGGAATTTCCAGTGTTGATTACGCAGCAAACGGTAACTGTAATTTCGTAGATGCCAATTCACCATATGGTATAACAGCTGCAACAGATACATTAGTACCAATGAAGATTCCAAATAAAGTTGCAATTGCAGCAACAAGAAATACTCTTGATGCAACAGGCGCTCCAGTTGGACTAGCTATGACTTATACAGGTTCATCAACTACCACAGACAAACCAGATATAACAATAAATAATGCTGACAACACATATGTTGGTGATACAGATGTTACAATAAAAATTTTCTTTAATGATAAATATCAGGATACTACAGTTACACCACCAATGACCACACCACGTTATGTTATTTCAATCAATGGAAGTGATGCAGTAGCAGTAGCAGATGCAGATACTATAAACATTAAAATGGCTGACGGAAGTACAAAAACTTTAAGTCAATTAGATATTGTGCTTAATAATGCACCTACTGATCCAGCAACTCCAGCAGACATACAAGCTGCTGCAAAGAATAGTTGGCAGTTTACAGTTAATGCTGATGGAGAAAAGGCTATTAAAAACTTCAATATTGAAAAGAATGGTGTTATCAAAGGGGTACTACAAGATGGTAGAGTTACTGTTTTAGGACAATTGGCAATGAGTACCTTCAAGAACACTGTTGGTCTTCAAAAGTTAGGTAATAACTTATATAATGTTTCAGCAAATAGTGGAGAGCCTATCATTAGATCTTCAGTTGGAACTGAAAAAGATAGAAGTAATGAAGATGCCTTTGGAAGCTGTGTAAATGGTGTTGTTGAAATGTCAAACGTTGATTTAGCTGAACAATTTACAGAAATGATTGTTGCAAGTAGAGCATTCCAAGCTAATAGTAAGATTATTACAACAAGTGATGAAATATTACAAGAATTAGTACAGCTTAAAAGGTAA
- the fliQ gene encoding flagellar biosynthesis protein FliQ, with protein MSENMLATVMKDAITTGLLMSAPILITAILVGLIISIFQATTQIQEQTLTFVPKLIGIALVGIISGRWMLHTLVAFTQRVFEMIANITM; from the coding sequence ATGAGTGAAAACATGCTTGCAACAGTGATGAAAGATGCTATAACCACAGGGCTTTTAATGTCAGCACCTATATTAATAACTGCGATTTTAGTAGGCCTTATAATCAGTATTTTTCAAGCCACTACTCAAATTCAAGAGCAAACATTAACTTTTGTTCCAAAGCTTATCGGCATTGCTTTAGTTGGAATAATTTCGGGAAGATGGATGCTACATACTTTAGTTGCTTTTACTCAAAGAGTTTTTGAGATGATAGCTAATATTACGATGTAG
- a CDS encoding motility protein A — MKKTNLYTPITIVIGMILIIWSIFLGGELSNFFDFPSIIIVVFGSICSAAITFPLATILKIPSYFMVAFKEVKLSNIQLLNLFTLLSRKARREGLLSLEESIIDVEDNFLKKGIQMVIDGVEPAIIKEILELEIDQMEERHSEGINLMKTLGDYAPAFGMVGTLIGLINMLAYLDDPTTIASSMAVALITTFYGTILSNMLYLPTSANLKLKSQKEVLQKEMMIEGILSVQSGVNTRVVEETLIAYLSSKERLEMFKATKGDEVLGNV, encoded by the coding sequence ATGAAAAAAACTAACCTCTATACTCCAATTACTATTGTAATAGGTATGATATTGATAATTTGGTCAATTTTCCTAGGAGGTGAGCTTAGTAACTTTTTTGATTTCCCATCCATAATCATAGTCGTTTTTGGATCTATTTGTTCCGCAGCAATCACATTTCCTTTAGCAACAATTTTAAAGATTCCATCGTATTTTATGGTGGCATTTAAAGAAGTTAAATTATCCAACATTCAGCTTTTAAATTTGTTTACTTTACTATCAAGAAAAGCTAGACGAGAAGGATTATTGTCCTTAGAAGAAAGTATTATAGATGTTGAAGATAATTTCTTAAAAAAGGGAATACAGATGGTTATTGATGGTGTTGAGCCTGCTATTATTAAAGAAATTTTAGAGTTAGAGATTGACCAAATGGAAGAAAGACATTCAGAAGGAATAAACCTAATGAAGACTCTTGGAGATTATGCTCCAGCCTTTGGCATGGTTGGTACTCTTATAGGACTAATAAATATGCTTGCATATTTAGATGATCCAACTACAATTGCATCTAGTATGGCAGTGGCTTTAATAACAACTTTTTACGGAACTATATTATCCAATATGCTTTATCTACCGACTTCAGCAAATCTTAAGCTTAAATCACAAAAAGAAGTTCTGCAAAAGGAAATGATGATAGAAGGTATTTTATCTGTTCAGTCAGGCGTTAACACGAGAGTTGTAGAAGAAACTTTAATAGCATATCTTTCATCAAAAGAAAGATTAGAAATGTTTAAAGCCACTAAAGGTGATGAGGTTTTAGGAAATGTCTAG
- the fliP gene encoding flagellar type III secretion system pore protein FliP (The bacterial flagellar biogenesis protein FliP forms a type III secretion system (T3SS)-type pore required for flagellar assembly.), with translation MKKNKLIIVLVFLLAILVVKSQYVSAATTNTMPIPNINLTVDGKSSSPQEYVDNIKLLLVLTALSLLPSILLTMTSFTRISIVLSFLKNAIGTQQTPPSQVLIGLSLFLTFFVMSPTISKVNTNALQPYLNNQISQQQAIDIGTTEMKTFMLKQTRKKDLKLFRDIRGVAEETKPEDLKMEVVIPSFIISELKTAFTIGFFIYIPFLIIDFVVASVLMSMGMFMISPMMVSIPFKILLFIMVDGWNLIVKSLVLSFG, from the coding sequence ATGAAAAAGAATAAACTGATAATTGTGCTAGTATTTTTATTAGCGATACTAGTTGTAAAAAGTCAATATGTTTCTGCAGCCACTACAAATACGATGCCTATACCGAATATAAATCTTACTGTAGATGGAAAATCATCTTCACCACAAGAGTACGTTGATAACATCAAATTGCTTCTTGTATTAACTGCGCTAAGTTTACTTCCTTCTATTTTATTGACAATGACTAGTTTTACCAGGATATCTATAGTTTTATCATTTTTAAAAAATGCTATAGGAACTCAGCAAACACCACCAAGCCAAGTGCTTATAGGCTTATCTTTATTTTTGACATTCTTTGTAATGTCACCTACTATATCTAAAGTGAATACAAATGCGTTGCAGCCGTATCTGAACAATCAAATATCTCAGCAGCAAGCAATAGATATTGGAACAACGGAAATGAAGACCTTTATGCTGAAACAAACAAGGAAAAAGGATCTGAAATTATTTAGGGATATAAGAGGGGTGGCTGAGGAGACTAAGCCAGAAGATTTAAAAATGGAAGTAGTAATTCCTTCTTTTATAATAAGTGAACTTAAAACAGCATTTACTATAGGGTTCTTTATATATATACCATTTTTGATAATAGATTTTGTCGTTGCATCTGTATTGATGTCTATGGGTATGTTTATGATTTCTCCAATGATGGTGTCAATACCGTTTAAAATCTTATTATTCATTATGGTTGATGGATGGAATCTAATTGTGAAGTCATTAGTTTTAAGCTTCGGATAA
- a CDS encoding flagellar hook capping FlgD N-terminal domain-containing protein, translating into MTISGVSAFKAESTETNKANNGVVTGTKTANGTKIVDGKTTDKNMFVRLLSAQLKNQDPSNPADSTQYVAQMAQFSALEQMTNLNTTMTFSSANNLVGKTVVTKYTDEKGNYITGTVAGTTQKDGNVYLLLDSADGKFTMSDILSVEQKQELSSAGEYVGKNVTVNRVDENKNYLKGKITSVINGLDGYLYGKLQYVKDGQTLSATIALKEIITVDE; encoded by the coding sequence ATGACGATTTCAGGTGTTTCTGCTTTTAAAGCAGAGTCAACAGAAACAAATAAGGCTAATAATGGAGTAGTAACTGGAACTAAGACTGCAAATGGTACTAAGATAGTTGATGGCAAAACAACAGATAAAAATATGTTTGTTAGATTATTATCAGCTCAATTAAAGAACCAAGATCCATCTAATCCAGCGGATTCTACACAATATGTAGCTCAAATGGCACAATTTTCAGCTTTGGAGCAGATGACCAACTTAAATACGACAATGACATTCTCATCAGCTAATAATTTAGTTGGAAAAACTGTAGTAACTAAGTATACAGATGAAAAGGGAAATTATATTACTGGTACAGTTGCTGGCACAACACAAAAGGATGGAAATGTGTATTTACTTTTAGATTCAGCAGATGGTAAGTTCACAATGTCAGATATCTTATCTGTAGAGCAAAAACAAGAGCTTAGCAGTGCAGGAGAGTATGTTGGTAAAAACGTAACAGTTAATAGAGTAGATGAAAATAAAAATTATCTTAAAGGTAAAATAACTTCTGTAATAAACGGTCTTGATGGTTACCTTTATGGAAAGCTTCAATATGTTAAGGATGGACAAACTTTATCAGCAACTATAGCATTAAAAGAAATTATCACAGTTGATGAATAA
- a CDS encoding flagellar FlbD family protein — protein MIKVTTLSDTLMVLNGELIEKIESVPETVITLVNGKKYLVKESVDEVLEKVYEYKRRILI, from the coding sequence ATGATTAAAGTTACTACATTAAGCGATACACTTATGGTTTTGAATGGTGAATTAATTGAAAAAATCGAAAGTGTTCCTGAAACTGTTATAACACTTGTTAATGGAAAAAAATATTTAGTAAAGGAATCAGTTGATGAAGTTTTAGAGAAGGTATATGAGTACAAAAGACGTATTTTGATTTAA
- a CDS encoding fused FliR family export protein/FlhB family type III secretion system protein → MINITFFVALILITLRLAGMFIAAPGILPTGTPNILKAVLILILAYMVLPVINYSGASALTEPTKLIIQCLNEFSTGLAVGFIINLFFIAARIAGSIIDMQVGFSMVTLFDPTANSTATYLERFFNLIAIMIFFIIDGHHYVIKAFIATYDKVSIGVFFLDQGTLQEILKLFGHFYAIGVKIALPIILVILVADVLMGVLSRTMPQLNIMILGMPVKLLIGFGILAVSAPFFVRLITNSFQEVPHALEKIFSITSILVVFADEKSEEATSKKLADAKKKGQIARSKDLGLGITFLATAFGLAALGNMFIDRMSNIIMKFFSVTNGNLTEDGLIEILKIAMIDGAILILPIAFIVMVTGVAASLAQTGFMNTSEPLKPDLKKINPVDGFKRIFSMRSVVDLLKNVTIIIIVGYVGYKLVSDDIVDIMLLINLKEGAILYELKKIVTSILLKIALILSVIGIADYMYQKKKFLKEMRMTKQEVKEEYKQMEGDPEIKAKRKQKMKELSRARMMAAVPNATVVVTNPTHFAVALKYEEGSAGAPMVVAKGTDNIAFKIKEIAKENKVPIIENKPLARLIYKEVDIDEEIPIDMYQAVAEILAMVLKMKKR, encoded by the coding sequence TTGATAAATATTACGTTTTTTGTAGCATTAATCCTGATAACATTAAGATTGGCAGGAATGTTTATTGCAGCACCAGGTATTTTACCTACCGGGACACCCAATATATTAAAAGCTGTTTTAATATTGATATTAGCATATATGGTTCTTCCAGTGATTAATTACTCTGGAGCTTCAGCACTTACTGAACCTACGAAATTGATTATTCAATGCTTAAATGAATTTTCTACTGGTCTTGCTGTTGGTTTTATTATAAATTTGTTTTTTATAGCAGCTAGAATAGCAGGAAGTATAATAGATATGCAAGTTGGATTTTCAATGGTAACTTTATTTGACCCAACAGCAAACTCTACTGCTACATATTTAGAAAGATTTTTTAACTTAATAGCTATTATGATATTTTTTATTATAGATGGGCATCATTATGTTATAAAAGCTTTTATTGCTACATATGACAAAGTAAGTATAGGAGTTTTCTTTCTAGATCAAGGAACTTTACAAGAAATACTTAAGTTATTTGGGCATTTTTATGCTATTGGTGTAAAAATTGCATTGCCAATAATTCTTGTTATATTAGTTGCTGACGTACTTATGGGTGTTTTATCTAGAACTATGCCTCAGCTTAATATAATGATTCTTGGAATGCCAGTTAAACTTCTTATTGGATTTGGAATTCTTGCAGTATCAGCTCCGTTTTTCGTAAGACTTATAACTAATTCATTTCAAGAAGTTCCCCATGCATTAGAGAAAATTTTTAGTATTACATCTATACTTGTTGTCTTTGCTGATGAAAAAAGCGAAGAAGCAACTAGTAAGAAGCTGGCTGATGCAAAGAAAAAGGGGCAGATAGCTAGGAGTAAAGATTTGGGTCTTGGTATTACATTTTTAGCTACTGCATTTGGCCTCGCAGCGTTAGGGAATATGTTTATAGATAGAATGAGTAATATTATAATGAAGTTCTTTAGTGTAACTAATGGTAATTTAACAGAGGATGGTTTGATTGAAATCTTAAAAATCGCAATGATAGATGGAGCGATTTTGATTTTACCAATAGCATTTATTGTTATGGTAACTGGTGTTGCTGCTAGCTTGGCGCAAACAGGTTTTATGAATACAAGTGAGCCGTTAAAGCCAGATTTAAAAAAAATAAATCCTGTAGATGGGTTTAAAAGAATTTTCTCTATGAGAAGTGTTGTGGATTTGTTAAAAAATGTAACAATAATAATTATTGTAGGATACGTAGGCTATAAGTTGGTATCTGATGATATTGTTGATATTATGCTTTTAATCAATCTCAAGGAAGGTGCTATTCTTTATGAACTCAAGAAAATAGTAACAAGTATTTTATTGAAAATAGCTCTTATTTTATCTGTTATTGGTATTGCAGATTATATGTATCAAAAGAAAAAATTCTTAAAAGAAATGAGAATGACCAAGCAAGAGGTAAAAGAAGAGTATAAGCAGATGGAAGGAGATCCAGAAATAAAAGCAAAAAGAAAGCAAAAGATGAAAGAGCTCTCTAGGGCTAGAATGATGGCAGCTGTTCCTAATGCTACAGTAGTAGTTACTAACCCAACCCATTTTGCCGTTGCACTAAAATATGAAGAGGGATCAGCGGGAGCCCCTATGGTAGTTGCGAAAGGAACTGATAATATTGCATTTAAAATCAAAGAAATAGCCAAGGAGAATAAAGTCCCAATTATAGAAAATAAGCCTTTAGCAAGGTTAATATATAAAGAAGTCGATATTGATGAAGAGATACCAATTGATATGTATCAAGCAGTTGCAGAGATATTAGCAATGGTTCTTAAGATGAAGAAGAGGTAG
- a CDS encoding flagellar basal body-associated FliL family protein, with translation MSEKNENAKKGGFSKILIGLLLAIVLVGAAFATAYFYFTKSAEKVTQKTVHPLAHQVTYSLDEFKLNLSEPKTYIQTKISLGYDGGEESEEFAKELETKKTIIRDAVITLIRTKTNTDFTKEGTETLKIQIINTVNPLLEKGEINHVYFDSIIIQ, from the coding sequence ATGAGCGAAAAAAATGAAAATGCTAAAAAAGGTGGTTTTTCTAAAATATTAATTGGATTATTACTAGCAATAGTTTTAGTCGGAGCAGCTTTTGCAACAGCTTATTTCTACTTTACTAAGAGTGCAGAAAAGGTAACACAAAAAACAGTTCACCCACTAGCACATCAAGTAACATATTCATTAGACGAGTTTAAATTAAACTTATCAGAACCAAAAACATACATTCAAACAAAAATCAGCTTAGGTTATGATGGCGGTGAAGAGTCTGAAGAATTTGCGAAAGAGCTTGAAACAAAGAAAACTATTATAAGAGATGCTGTTATTACATTAATAAGAACAAAGACAAACACAGACTTCACAAAAGAAGGAACTGAAACATTGAAAATACAAATAATTAATACTGTCAACCCATTACTAGAAAAGGGTGAAATTAACCATGTGTACTTCGATAGTATAATTATTCAATAG
- a CDS encoding TIGR02530 family flagellar biosynthesis protein, whose protein sequence is MSYRIINGQIHSIDPISIKEQSKARGSSNPQKSSFKIALENQIKLNEKVKISKHAQARLDERNIKIDDEDMIKIKSAIDKAKEKGASEGVILYKDYALIASFKNNTIITAMDKNDENIITNIDSVVLL, encoded by the coding sequence ATGTCATATAGGATTATCAATGGACAGATTCACTCTATTGACCCTATCAGTATAAAGGAACAAAGTAAAGCTAGGGGGAGTAGTAATCCTCAAAAAAGTTCTTTTAAGATAGCTTTAGAGAATCAAATAAAATTAAATGAAAAAGTTAAGATCTCAAAACATGCTCAAGCTAGATTGGATGAAAGAAATATAAAAATAGACGATGAAGATATGATCAAGATAAAATCGGCTATAGACAAAGCTAAGGAAAAAGGTGCTAGTGAAGGTGTTATATTATATAAGGATTATGCACTTATTGCTAGTTTCAAAAACAATACGATAATAACTGCTATGGATAAAAATGACGAAAATATTATAACAAATATAGATAGTGTAGTTTTACTATAA
- a CDS encoding flagellar biosynthetic protein FliO translates to MIATIIQFLVATIFIIVLMYLALKLGGNKYITLNDGKYIKIIERTQLSKENFILLAKIGEEGYVLSSTQKSVDILLKLEKGEIDNIELQKKQQFSKYAFDYSSVIKKLNKKKEDKYEKE, encoded by the coding sequence ATGATAGCCACTATAATTCAGTTTTTAGTTGCCACGATATTCATTATTGTTTTGATGTATCTAGCTTTAAAGTTAGGTGGGAACAAATATATAACATTAAATGATGGAAAATACATTAAGATAATTGAAAGAACACAGTTATCAAAAGAAAACTTTATCCTTCTCGCTAAAATTGGCGAAGAAGGTTATGTTCTATCATCCACTCAAAAGAGCGTTGATATTTTATTAAAGCTCGAAAAAGGTGAAATAGATAACATAGAACTGCAAAAAAAGCAGCAATTTAGTAAATATGCTTTTGATTACAGTAGTGTTATTAAAAAACTTAATAAGAAGAAGGAAGATAAATATGAAAAAGAATAA
- a CDS encoding OmpA/MotB family protein — MSRKRKKTDISGTAWINTYADTVTLLLTFFVLLYSMSNVDTQKFEQISVALNNMFTKNPAESLLNDKNPEGEVPIVGEETPQKDAEKSVDLYSQIQQLIDKNTLQGQVKLTKDERGINIELNEKILFDSGKAEIKTDFATTLNKISEIIASIGNLIEIEGHTDNVPISGVYKNNRDLSYARANSVLEYFASRGISQNRMVTKAYGEWYPIKPNDSDANRAENRRVNILIVVPGDNK; from the coding sequence ATGTCTAGAAAAAGAAAAAAAACAGACATTAGTGGAACTGCATGGATTAATACATATGCAGATACTGTCACGTTACTTCTAACATTCTTCGTATTGCTATATTCTATGTCAAATGTTGACACGCAAAAGTTTGAGCAAATATCAGTTGCCTTGAACAATATGTTCACTAAGAATCCTGCAGAAAGTCTTTTGAATGATAAGAATCCTGAAGGGGAAGTTCCTATAGTTGGAGAAGAAACTCCACAAAAGGATGCTGAGAAATCAGTTGATTTATATTCTCAGATCCAACAATTGATTGATAAAAATACTTTGCAAGGGCAAGTAAAACTTACAAAGGATGAAAGAGGAATCAATATTGAACTTAATGAAAAAATTCTTTTTGATTCTGGAAAAGCAGAAATAAAGACAGATTTTGCAACTACTTTAAATAAAATTTCAGAAATTATAGCGAGTATAGGGAATCTCATCGAAATTGAAGGGCATACTGATAATGTTCCCATTTCAGGAGTCTATAAAAACAATAGAGATTTATCATATGCTAGAGCTAATAGTGTTTTAGAATATTTTGCTTCAAGAGGAATTAGTCAAAATCGAATGGTAACTAAGGCTTATGGTGAGTGGTATCCTATTAAACCTAATGATAGTGATGCTAATAGGGCAGAAAATAGAAGAGTAAATATATTAATAGTTGTACCAGGTGACAACAAATAG